One window of the Emcibacter sp. genome contains the following:
- the hutH gene encoding histidine ammonia-lyase, with protein MTSNFVLHPGKLTFADLRRICAGYCTIELADGAWQQIERSRATVEKIIEGHDTAYGINTGFGLLASTGIPPHQLDDLQKNLVLSHSCGVGNDLPDNVVRLISVLKLSSLSQGYSGVRRELVEHLIAFHNAGLVACIPEKGSVGASGDLAPLAHYAGALMGEGFIRLDGEKLPAPVALDKAGLKPLQLKAKEGLAILNGTQVSTALALSALFDIEKVFGAAVVAGAMSLDALKGSVAPFDDRIHQIRRQPGQRDVATLYPALLKGSGILTSHEKCSKVQDPYSLRCQPQVMGACLDLMRQAGATLLREADAVTDNPLIFSREGDVISGGNFHAEPVAFAADMLAMAVSEIAALSERRTAILVDPKMSGLPAFLVQDSGLNSGFMIAQVTAAALVSENKTMAHPSSVDSLPTSANQEDHVSMATYGARRTGEMARNAATVVGIELLAAAQGIDFHRPLKTSPALQIYHDRIREEVAFYDRDRSFAPDLQKITEMVLAGEFVAVAERILPDEENR; from the coding sequence ATGACGTCAAATTTTGTTCTCCATCCCGGCAAACTGACATTTGCGGATTTGCGGCGGATCTGTGCCGGTTACTGCACCATCGAGCTTGCCGACGGTGCCTGGCAGCAAATTGAACGGTCCCGGGCTACAGTTGAAAAGATCATTGAAGGCCATGATACGGCATACGGCATCAACACCGGTTTTGGCCTTTTGGCCAGTACGGGAATCCCGCCCCATCAACTGGATGATCTGCAGAAAAACCTTGTACTGTCCCATAGCTGCGGTGTCGGTAATGACCTGCCCGATAATGTGGTGCGTCTGATTTCCGTGCTCAAACTTTCCAGCTTGTCCCAGGGCTATTCAGGCGTGCGCCGGGAACTGGTGGAACATCTGATTGCCTTTCATAATGCGGGACTTGTTGCCTGCATCCCGGAAAAGGGATCGGTCGGGGCGTCCGGTGACCTCGCACCGCTGGCCCATTATGCCGGCGCGCTGATGGGTGAGGGGTTCATTCGTCTGGACGGCGAGAAACTTCCCGCGCCGGTGGCGCTGGACAAGGCCGGTCTGAAACCCCTGCAACTGAAAGCCAAGGAAGGCCTGGCGATTCTCAACGGCACCCAGGTGTCGACGGCGCTGGCCCTGTCTGCCCTGTTTGATATTGAAAAGGTCTTCGGCGCGGCGGTCGTCGCCGGGGCCATGTCCCTGGATGCGCTCAAGGGCAGTGTGGCGCCCTTCGACGACCGCATTCACCAGATCCGGCGGCAGCCGGGCCAGCGCGATGTGGCGACTCTCTATCCTGCGCTTCTGAAAGGAAGCGGAATACTGACCTCTCATGAAAAATGTTCCAAGGTGCAGGACCCCTATAGTCTGCGCTGTCAGCCCCAGGTGATGGGCGCCTGTCTGGATCTGATGCGGCAGGCGGGGGCGACCCTGCTGAGGGAAGCTGACGCCGTAACCGACAACCCGCTGATTTTCTCCCGCGAGGGGGATGTGATTTCCGGCGGCAATTTTCATGCGGAACCTGTGGCCTTTGCCGCCGACATGCTGGCGATGGCGGTCTCGGAGATCGCCGCCCTGTCGGAACGGCGCACGGCCATCCTGGTGGATCCGAAGATGAGCGGCCTGCCGGCTTTCCTGGTGCAGGACAGCGGCCTCAATTCAGGTTTTATGATCGCCCAGGTGACGGCGGCGGCGCTGGTCTCGGAAAACAAGACCATGGCCCATCCGTCCAGTGTCGACAGTCTGCCGACTTCCGCCAATCAGGAAGATCATGTGAGCATGGCGACCTATGGTGCCCGGCGCACCGGAGAAATGGCTCGCAATGCGGCCACCGTGGTGGGTATCGAGCTTCTGGCGGCGGCCCAGGGCATCGATTTCCACCGGCCGCTGAAGACGTCACCGGCCCTGCAGATCTATCATGACCGGATTCGGGAAGAGGTGGCATTTTATGACCGGGACCGCAGTTTTGCCCCCGATCTGCAGAAGATTACAGAGATGGTGCTGGCGGGTGAATTTGTTGCCGTTGCTGAACGGATACTGCCGGACGAGGAGAATCGGTAA